In Anticarsia gemmatalis isolate Benzon Research Colony breed Stoneville strain chromosome 4, ilAntGemm2 primary, whole genome shotgun sequence, the DNA window cttATTGCGTCACTCTTAATTTCTATCCAAAATACTAATTTGAATCGTATTATCTTTAAAACTgacggagtttcatacaaatttacCTCCCTCTTTTGACCCCCTTAAAGAGCGAATTTCCAAAAAAAGATTGCCTATGCGTTAGCGAGGACTAATaggtatataacaaaaaaagtttcatcataatccgtttagtagtttttgcgtgaaaagcggacaacaaacagacagaaagacaaaaaaaaaacaatcatattttgGCTTGTATTTGTTGTATGAAGATCACcatcttagttttttttaatatctataatatacAGATAtgaggttgttataattttattctaggTATGTATAGATATTGAGAGTGTGATTGTTCGATCTTGGGTATCATTATGTATGCCTGTTTATTCGATATTTTGTGCTTATATGGTATGTTACGTTATGCAATATTTTATGgaataaatttgttttgtttttagttataACAACTTcacaagttttaaataattattgatctTTAAGGCTGATCAAAATTTTCTGCTTAAAATGAAACGTTGATGATTTTTCTATCTTCATTATTATTGCCATCTAACGGTTTACGAAGTAACTTAATATAGgtaccattatttattttatcggaGCCGAGACTGAGGCCTTAAAATATAACCTCTGTGCTGATAAAGTTGATCAAGTCTAAATATGGAGGATCTACGACTTACTGGGAGAAAGGACTTTGTCGCTTGGAAAATCGTTATGAAGGCATATTTAAGGAGCCAAGATTTGTGGTGCTGTATAGAACCACCGGATGATCAGCCTGTTGATGTTGACAAAGACGGTAAAGCGATGTCTATCATTGTTTTGTCGCTAGATTCTCCTAACTTTATATACGTAAACAACTGCAATACTGCAAAGCAGATGTGGGAGAGTTTACACAAAGTTTTTGATGATAAAAATGCGACGCTCTCaagaaaaataatgtacattaaAGATTTAGTAAACACCAAATTGAATGAAAACGGTAATGTAGCAGATTATGTAGGCAAGATGACGAACAGCGTTCAGCGGCTGAGAAACACTGGGCTTGATATCAATGATGAAATGTTTGGAATGCTTATGTTGGCCGGTTTACCTGAGcaatataatacctacataatgaCATTAGGCTTTGCCAGTGCTTCTTTAAGTGCTGATACTGTGAAATCTGACCTACTATCGACTGCATATTTATATCCAAAAGATGACACATCCACGTCGAGACCAGAAAAGGGACCAAGATGCTTCAAATGTAGCCATTATGGTCACATTGCTAgaaattgtagaaaaaaataatatatttgatctCTAGTCTTGTGAATCTCAGTGAAGGTCTTGAATATATACATCACCTGGGAAcaactattttaatatcataGTTTTGGGAGAGCAGTCTTAGTAATGGGGTGCTTTTCTACCAGAGATGTGCTATGCAGCTAAGCTACGAGGATGTAATAACTAAACTGTGGAACTATGTGACCATTTCCAGAAGTGAATTCGTTTCGTTCTGCCCACAATGAATGTGAGCTTTgtgcttattttgtttttgtgtccTGTTTTACCATTTAAGTACAGAATTCgttgaaataaaatagttcaaataaaaaaggctgtgttttgtaaataatttatttaatttacattataatttaagtgACTTTAGGTCCTTTTTCACCAATCATGGCTCTAGTTTGTCTTATCAGTTTACTAGAGTCAACAATATCAGGGTTTGTTTCATCAGCGTAGTCATCCAACCTCCTTCTTAACAAATACTTTAATTCATCAATGGATTCACCTCTTTTTAATGCAGATATACCTATAATATCTTCAAAATGTATTACATTTTCAGGTCTAACGTCCTCTGGTACAGTTTCAATAACTGAGTCTATGTTTTTAAATGCttgtcttatattttttaatgtttcatCAGCTCCAGGCAAGTCCATTTTATTTACAGCCAGTATTGCTGGCTTCTGCAGCATGTCTTCATTATACAGTTCTAGTTCTTTGTTAAGAAGTAATATTGTTTCTAAACATGATCTCATTGGATACTTGGGTCCTAATTGAAATCCTTTTACATCAGCTATGAAAAGCAGTAGTTTAGTTCTCTCTACATGCTTCAGGAAACTATGACCAAGTCCCACATTAATATGAGCACCTTCTATAAGTCCTGGCAGATCTGCTATTGATATCTGCCTTTTATCACTGAATGAAATAATACCTTTGTTTGGTTTAATAGTTGTGAATGGATAATCTGCAATTCTAGGTTTAGCTCTAGATATAGCTTTCAGTAATGAACTTTTGCCAGCATTTGGAAAGCCTACAAGTCCAATATCTGCAATCAACTTAAGATCTAATCTTATATGGTGAGTTTGACCAAAATGTCCAAGAAAATTATTATCTGGCTTGCCACCTGGCCCTCCTCTCGCTATTATTACTGTTTGATCTTCTTGATCAATTGATCCTAACACATTTCCGTCTTCTTTGTACACTGTTACTCCTAGGGGAACTTCCAGTTGCACATCTGAGCCTGGGTTACcaactatttttgttttccgACTGTCTTCGCCGTGGCCGGCCACTATAGATTTACCTCGAAGCTTTCCCATGATTTTTTTAAGATCCGCCTTCTCTTTGCCGATGCAGTAGACGCAACCTCCTTGGCCACCAATGCCTCCATATTTAGGGAGCCCTGTACCACCGTTGCCACCTTTAACATGAAGCCTAACAGAATCCAGAAATTGACTACGAAGATATTTGCGCGGTTTTTTAAGTTCCTTTATGGCAAATAAAGTTCTTGTAAGGAATACCATTTCAATATTTGAacaattatttaactattaaagATATCACTTATGCTATcagttttttacaaataaactgaAACATAGATAGAAAtaatcaaacataatatttctagtatgtttcatatttttaggttatttttatgTCAACTGTCAAGCACGACTGTTTTCTTTCGATTAGGTGGCGTTCCGTTTTACTCATTTTAGTGCTTATTATTTaaggacaaaataaaactacatataatattaccGACGCTAAATCTAGAAAATAGAGAAAACTAGAATTTTGAAGTAAACCTGCATGCAGCAAGTACCAAAGTATCTGGTTACCATCGTATAGTATGTGGAGCTGGAATTCTATATTTCTGAACGGGTGCAGTGAATGACAAAGGCAGTGATAACAGGCAGCGGATAACAGCCGATTGATTACACTGACTGAAGTGACAAGTGACATGTTAGTCTAGACATAGGACCCCGCCGCGCCGGtctgtgaatataaatattatcaattttaaaagaTGTTCTGAAACTGCCCTTTTTAACCTATTAAACTAGAAAAACATTTGTAGAATAGGCACTATATAAAGTGTAAAAAAAGTGTGCATAccacaataaaaatgaaaacagtGTTTATCAGTGCATTCACTTTACTCTTTCTCTGTGAAAGATTTGTACTGATATCTTCAAGTGCTGGAGACCGGTCTATGTTATATCAGAGATGCTTGAATAAATGCGTCAACGATAATTGTACAAATGGTAGGTAACACACAATCcttgatagtatttttttatcaagactGTTtctctgtcccactgctaagcaGAGGCCTCACCTTTGGATTTACAGTCtcctcggtcgcttgctgcgCCCAGGAACGCATCCAAGTCGTCCTGCCATCTTCGTAGTAGTATAATCATTCAAAAAATAcccaataatgtcccactgctgggcaagggtctccttccgtaacgagggaggggttaagccttgagtccattaaaaatattattccttttttttttcaaaatttaaggATCAGGAAACATGTTCAAGAGCAACACTGGTATTCAACAAGATTTCTGGTGTAAAGTGTTGCGCTGGAGCTGCAGGGAGGAGTGCTGCTATCAGTGCATGTGGTACACTGTGAGGACATTCAAGAATGCTGAGGAAGGAATACCTAAGTTCCATGGCAgggtaaagaatatttttattgaatctgACACTTGGTAGGTTGAAAGTAATATTAAACCCCTCATACTGGCAAATTAGTTTTAATCAAAAAATTCATCGCACTCATATGGTCAAatcaactataaaaaaattagaCAAACTGACATTAATAGCAAACACAGAACAATTCCACCTACACTTAGAAAATAGATTCAGTCTATTGGATACCAATACCGAAGACACACACACTCAATACAACAACATTGTAGAAAGTCTCAAAGCCGCAagccaaaaaataaaatctctaaagaaaaaagaaaagaagcTCTCTAATAAAAGTTTGGACCTAATTGAGAAGCGACAGAATTTTGATTTCCAATCTCCTGAGTATAGAAAAATTGATCGTAAAGTGAAGAGAAGTATACGTAAAGATATAAGGGATTACAACACTAAACTCGCCCTAACAGCACTAACCAATAACCGTTCACTCAAACTAGCTATGAGAGGAATGGAAAcaggaaaaacaaatattcgaCAGTTAAAAGATAGCGATGGAGTAACACAAGGAGATCGATCAAAAATTTTGCAAATTTGCACCACTTTCTTTCAATCCTTATACTCAAGCTCTGGAGATGCAGTCCCAACATctgtagataattatttatgttccGATGACATTCCGGCAATAACTCCCTTCGAAGTACATCGAGCTTTGGCAGGTATGAAGTACAACAAGAGTCCAGGTGCAGACGGCATAAATACCGATTCACTTAAAGTTGGAGAATCAGTCCTTCTTCCTCATATTTCCAATCTTTTTACATCCATTTTGAAAACAGGTGATTTTCCAATAAATTTTTGTCATTCTGATATAATACTCTTACATAAAAAAGGTgataaatctaatataaataattacagacCCATTAACCTCGTTTCAAACCTATACAAACTATTTATGAAAGTTGTTGGCAATCGCATATCTGGACAGTTGGACTTAAATCAGCCACCCGAGCAAGCAGGGTTCCGCCCTGGGTTATCAACTATAGACCACCTACACTCTGTAAACCAAGTTATAGAAAAATATCAGGAATACAATCTACCTCTCTACCTGGCATTTGTTGATTACTCTAAGGCATTCGACAGTTTATATCACTCGGCCATATTTGAAGCTTTAGAAAACCAAAAAATAGAACCCACATACATTAGCCTACTACAAAAAATTTACCAAAACAGCACCGCCGCAATAAAACTTCACACAACCGGGCCATCTTTTCCAATTCAAAAAGGAGTCAAACAAGGAGATCCGCTGTCACTTAAATTGTTCACAGCCACACTGGAAGAAGTGTTTAAAAAACTATCAGTGGCTTGGGAGGAGAGGGGCATTGAAATCGGTGGAAGAAGATTAACTAATCTACGATTCGCCGATGACATTGTTCTTTTCTCACACTCCGCAACTGAATTAGGCTCAATGCTGGAACAACTGAGCCAGGCTAGCCTCGAAGTCGGACTTCACATGAATATGACGAAGACCAAATTAATGACCAACAGCGCACAACGTAACATAGAAGTAGAGGGTGAGTCGATTGCATATGTACAGGAGTACCTATATCTTGGTCAAATAGTCTCTTTCCAGACCAGACAGGATAAAGAGGTAGCGAGACGCACCGAAAATGCTTGGAGGAGTTATTGGTCGATGAAGGACCTAATGAAGGGTCCTCTGCCACTTTCATTAAAAAGAAAGCTCATGGACATGTGCATCCTCCCCATACTCACATACGGAGCGCAAACTTGGTCATTAACAGATCGTCAAAAGTCCGTACTCGGGGTATGCCAAAGAGCAATGGAGCGCAGTATCCTGGGAGTCAAGTTAACAGACCGCGTTAGAAACTCGATACTGCGCTCAAAGACACAAATTGCTGATGTTGGCCACTCAGCTGCGAAATTAAAATGGAATTGGGCCGGTCACATCTGCCGCATGTCGGATGATCGCTGGGCAAAAACAACCACTGAATGGGTCCCAGTTGACAGAAAACGACAACGCGGTAGGCCCAGAAAGAGATGGCGAGATGAGTTGGACTCTCATACTAAAGATTGGCATcaaatagctttagacagagatagatggaaagagggaagggaggcctttgccctgcagtgggacaatatgggctgataataataatactggcaaaaataaattgttcaatattactttttttaaattatgaaattaaaattttgttcaatGCAAATCTCCTATTGCTCATGGTCTTACTCATATTCCAGTaagatgattattatttattattttatttgttcaagtGGTTTGTATTCTGCTAGCTGTCCCCCTCCTCATTTGAAGTGCTGACTATGCCAattagttgttatttttaataataatgcatATTGTGTATTTCAGTGGCCATTCACAAGGTTCCTGGGCATGCAAGAGCCAGCATCAGCATTTGCCTCAGTCCTGAACTTTGCTGCTAACTTCTACATGTATAAGAAGATAAAGAGAGAGTTCCCATTCTCTAAATCACATGGGATGCCTATTGTTATGTTTTGGCATGCATTTGCAATGGTTAGTAGTGTTCACttattagtttatataatactaCTGTAGCTGTACTGACTTCATTTGCATAGACATCAGAAAAATTAAAGAGATGCTGCTTCATTTTCATAgggtctttaaataaaaaaaagtaaagaccaatagcacttccTGGCCCCAGAATAGAAACCAAGGCTTTGTGCTCGCCAGTCATATACTCTGCCTCCCAGACCACATTCATCACTAGAACCAGAATTACCAAAAGGGGTTTACTAGTAAACTTAGCTCTGTAGTTGTAGTTCAGGAAAGAAAGAATTAAAaagaattatacaatattttttatgcatcCACAGGTATGCATGAATGCATGGGTGTGGTCAACAATATTTCACATGAGAGACAGTCCCTTCACTGAGTTCATGGACTATGCGTGCGCACTCTCCATGGTCATGGGATTATTTGTCGCTTCTATTGTCAggtaactaataatatttttatgggaCAATAGccatattttgtatgaaagtagCAGTACATTGatgaacaataaataacaagacGGGAGttgcataaatattatttccttatgAGTTCTAAACCTATACCCAACATAAAGCAACACAGCTTAACCACCCAGCAATAATCATTGGGTCTCACTGATAGGGTGGATCAAAGAAGATCCATTTTGTTACAATGTTCTTTCATTAGGGAGACCAATAAATactaattgttaaaataatttaaagaaaccAAAACGGTATTGCTCTTATCTTGTTCTTATTTCTATAAGAATAAATTCTAAAGTCTTATAGGTCTAATATTGGTGTATAATGTTTCAGAGTATGCTACAAACGCACAAAACTGACAATGTTCCTGCTGTTGGTGCCACTGTTCTACTTCGTGACTCATGTACGCTACCTATATTCAGGAGTTATCAACTATGATTATAACATGACTTTGAACATATTCTTTGGTAAGTTACCTTTTTATGGTGCATGTCATAAGATCAATAGACTCATTATTTATTGGATGAAATTGTTTTTAGGAACAAGAACATAGTTGTATACAAAAGTCGTCAAAAGTCTTTCCTTATCCTCGAAATCAGTCTTAGAAGTGTATTTTAGACTGTTTTGATGATTCAATTTTCTGTTTGAAccatataatattgtatttttcttcGGTTATTCTTCAGAAACCGTGATTACCCCAGTATTGCGTCTCTGCTTTGGAGAGTGACATAAAGACTTATAATGTAAAAACGTATTTTCCTTCCAAACgatcacaaaaacaaacaagaaactgcAATTTCTCATAAAATTACCCTTATTTCTAGGTGTATGTGGCTCACTGATATGGCTAGGCCTGTCATACAGACAGCATCGCTCCGGGCGGCGGTACGCGTGGCGCATGATCCTGTTCACTTTGCTTTCGGGAGCCGCGCTTACCTTAGAACTGTTCGACTTCCCGCCCAAGTACGACACGTGGGACGCACATGCGCTCTGGCATTTAAGTACTGCACCTCTACCGCTGCtgttttataagtaagttaTATTCAATTTACTAATTGTCTAGATTGTATTTGTGACTGTGTCCGCCTGAAAAATTCCGCGGGATAAAATCTTACTTTATTAGTCcacgtaattaaatatttatgtgctCAATTTCGTCGTTTTCGTTAGGTACGTTTTGCGTGAAATAGTTGCATTGTACAGTCATCCTCATAAACTTccgcaataaataatattttttgattttacgTTCGTCTGTTTTGATTTGTAAGTAggattttaattgaatttgttaaataaagatTCTCGTCGATTAAAAATCAGCTCTtagctattttatataatataatataatttcctaGTGTCTGCTCACGACTTCCtccacattaaaatattttccagggtaaaaagtatcctgtgtcAATTTGGTTTATAAGCTATCTGTTTAAATCTGTTCTATAGTTTTGATATGATTTAGAGTGACATAAATCAATCTAATTATCGAAactagtaatttaatttttaatttaatattgatggTTAGGTTACATTATCTAATcgtaattataatcatttattgtaATATCGAGGGCAGATCGCTTCACCTGGACCGCCCTCAAAGTAGGAGAGCAGTTCCATGGGACGACCTGTACCCTTCAAAAATACGTTCGCCCTGTGCAGGACATAGCCAAGAGGTTATCAAGGCCAAATAATTTCCTTACTCAATAGATTGAGGCACGAATTGAAAATACGCTCTCAGACTATCTATACGAGCCGTGTGAACGAAaccatagcgcgattcaggattactgcacaacgccatctatcgagcgtGAAGTCAAACTTTATACATGACCTTGTTTGAGGCGTTAGTatgaaaatgtttcttttttgctATTAAACGcgtaattattactttaattcgTTAGTAAGTAGTTCATTTGTGCTTGCGTAATCCTGTAAATGTCCTTAAGTTGAGTCCTGTATTGGATTCTTATTTCAAACGAGTTCAGAAACAAAACTTGGTAAGAAGCAATAGTGCTGAGTTATGATTTCaactttttgtaacaaatacagtcaagatttaattttaaggtATTTGTAAGAATAATTTAAGGTAAATTATGTTGCGACttattttgagtttttaaatcatttttatacataacttGTATATGATGGTAACTGTACTTATAAATTGACGATGTTTTTTTCAGATACGTAATA includes these proteins:
- the LOC142987899 gene encoding GTP-binding protein 10 homolog is translated as MVFLTRTLFAIKELKKPRKYLRSQFLDSVRLHVKGGNGGTGLPKYGGIGGQGGCVYCIGKEKADLKKIMGKLRGKSIVAGHGEDSRKTKIVGNPGSDVQLEVPLGVTVYKEDGNVLGSIDQEDQTVIIARGGPGGKPDNNFLGHFGQTHHIRLDLKLIADIGLVGFPNAGKSSLLKAISRAKPRIADYPFTTIKPNKGIISFSDKRQISIADLPGLIEGAHINVGLGHSFLKHVERTKLLLFIADVKGFQLGPKYPMRSCLETILLLNKELELYNEDMLQKPAILAVNKMDLPGADETLKNIRQAFKNIDSVIETVPEDVRPENVIHFEDIIGISALKRGESIDELKYLLRRRLDDYADETNPDIVDSSKLIRQTRAMIGEKGPKVT
- the PGAP3 gene encoding per1-like protein PGAP3, whose product is MKTVFISAFTLLFLCERFVLISSSAGDRSMLYQRCLNKCVNDNCTNGSGNMFKSNTGIQQDFWCKVLRWSCREECCYQCMWYTVRTFKNAEEGIPKFHGRWPFTRFLGMQEPASAFASVLNFAANFYMYKKIKREFPFSKSHGMPIVMFWHAFAMVCMNAWVWSTIFHMRDSPFTEFMDYACALSMVMGLFVASIVRVCYKRTKLTMFLLLVPLFYFVTHVRYLYSGVINYDYNMTLNIFFGVCGSLIWLGLSYRQHRSGRRYAWRMILFTLLSGAALTLELFDFPPKYDTWDAHALWHLSTAPLPLLFYKYVIDDLRYLQSKELEKVALKLT